From Antennarius striatus isolate MH-2024 chromosome 9, ASM4005453v1, whole genome shotgun sequence, one genomic window encodes:
- the entpd3 gene encoding ectonucleoside triphosphate diphosphohydrolase 3 has translation MAPKRQMGYKCRIAGVVFLLLGSIAALVAVAVIQDKWSLKEYSSEYGIVIDAGSSRSTVYVYDWPGEKENETGVVTELMNCKVAGEGISTMKVDPQKDADLWQGFKICMDKVIKIIPAKKHKATPLFLGATAGMRLLEELDKQRSNEIMASLTEYLSSMPFDFQNASIISGQEEGLYGWVTVNYLMGNFLERNLWNTYIRPEGAETSGSMDLGGASTQIAFAIQDDLIGPDYMHVKLYGYPYNVYTHSFLCYGRNEAEKRILERVIQEARDPNYIINSCFPVGYNATITASSVYDTECTKKPKDYKPDQELFIVGDGDSDKCRDIVESIFDFKTCSSPQCSFNGVEQPPVTGGYMAYAGFFYVARALGINGTSELEQFNTSVTKFCTTHWKVLKDEKSWVADRHLKAYCFAAHYIFILMTKGYKFDKETWKNINFVKEVKTTSVGWSLGYMLTMSNMIPSEVKKIPPMSDSVFAGLVFLFSALTIVTVVFIFIVLIRTCY, from the exons ATGGCCCCTAAACGGCAAATGGGCTACAAGTGTCGCATAGCAGGAGTGGTGTTTCTCCTTTTGGGCAGCATTGCTGCCCTTGTTGCTGTTGCAGTCATTCAGGACAAATGGAGTTTGAAGGAGTACAGCTCAGAG TATGGTATAGTAATAGATGCAGGTTCATCTCGCTccactgtgtatgtgtatgaCTGGCCAGGGGAGAAGGAGAACGAAACAGGAGTGGTGACTGAGCTTATGAACTGCAAAGTTGCTG GTGAAGGCATCTCCACCATGAAAGTTGACCCACAAAAAGATGCAGATTTGTGGCAAGGATTCAAAATCTGCATGGATAAAGTCATCAAAATCATTCCTGCCAAAAAACACAAAGCCACACCACTGTTTCTGGGAGCTACTGCTGGAATGAGACTGCTTGA GGAGCTGGATAAACAGAGGTCCAATGAAATCATGGCAAGTCTCACTGAATATCTGAGCTCTATGCCTTTTGACTTCCAAAACGCCTCCATCATTAGTGGTCAGGAAGAGGGGCTTTATGGGTGGGTCACTGTCAACTACCTCATGGGAAATTTCCTCGAG AGAAACCTCTGGAACACATATATACGTCCAGAGGGGGCAGAGACAAGTGGGTCCATGGACCTTGGTGGCGCATCAACTCAGATTGCTTTTGCCATTCAGGATGATCTCATTGGTCCTGACTACATGCATGTCAAGCTGTATGGTTATCCCTACAACGTCTACACACACAGTTTCCTCTGCTATGGCAGGAATGAGGCTGAGAAGAGGATTCTTGAAAGAGTAATCCAG GAAGCACGCGACCCAAACTACATTATTAATTCCTGCTTCCCAGTAGGATATAATGCCACCATAACAGCCTCATCTGTTTATGACACAGAGTGCACAAAGAAACCCAAAGACTACAAACCAGATCAAGAGTTATTCATTGTGGGAGACGGTGACTCAGACAAGTGTCGTGACATTGTGGAGTCCATATTTGATTTCAAGACTTGCTCTTCACCTCAGTGTTCATTCAATGGGGTCGAACAGCCACCCGTAACAGGAGGTTATATG GCGTATGCTGGATTCTTCTACGTTGCTAGGGCACTGGGGATAAACGGCACATCGGAGCTTGAACAGTTCAACACTTCAGTCACAAAATTCTGCACCACTCATTGGAAAGTG CTGAAGGATGAGAAATCATGGGTTGCTGACAGACACCTTAAGGCTTACTGTTTTGCAGCTCACTATATCTTCATTTTGATGACAAAGGGATACAAGTTTGACAAGGAAACCTGGAAAAACATTAACTTCGTCAAAGAG GTTAAGACAACCAGCGTCGGTTGGAGTTTGGGATACATGCTGACTATGTCCAACATGATCCCATctgaagtgaaaaaaatcccCCCTATGTCAGATTCAGTATTTGCTGGCCTTGTATTCTTATTTTCAGCGTTAACCATTGTAACTGTggtctttattttcattgtcCTCATTCGGACCTGCTACTGA